A single window of Nicotiana sylvestris chromosome 3, ASM39365v2, whole genome shotgun sequence DNA harbors:
- the LOC138887450 gene encoding uncharacterized protein has protein sequence MRSKHLHDVDVGGVDKLVDNQLKRKGKELSVDDDFVDDSPKVQSVKKHKVSPSSSKPKKKKPSKKVPKLVKEKISIKNGPYFAQQNVDYGVLRFHSLCDPSIPSQIQALLSPNALRVFRKTCFGYLLGLPKICMQNQSLHLLMKYELTKSTDSYFSVLFKGEKLNFSLREFGLITGLNCVNKFSDYGYTSTYVSPLMNTYFPNKERVEKWHLKKVVTNKAWANDVDAVKLCILYMLEFFVCPSDKDHVTFIDKFMFFLIESGNFESYPWGIKSFKQVIESVRHRLNPHVHSYLIRGCSLALQVWLYECCSSVSTELATRCSESIPRILRWSATKGQIWLTAIEEKMIKPEWIKFTNMIESGEELGVLNLPDKIQYEDEHGAQPSHVPTAASPSFEPKYTDCQEDIESVSSKLMKLEKGIVQVDVKLDAYRKDVFEELSSLREFIDQSLKGVMNVINKRFDLDESKFAGSSTKNNYQHQGDNNQQFQFNAGDQLHGSTSNTATISPEHFQPHVDLYPDFQEAAEAYKAAEHLQGNIEEEPVIDEVAEPQQAEGEVPQSPIRGVTVTEVVPECIDKKVVPEGIENKGLTLDDFELPENLSQLVMYGEPIRDESTPVHPGRTRQPGKHARSPFTSLYSSGGSTSVGPKFFYLKHPFTSVIGENVDPELTERFTNWLYIRSDKVSRRRKYYFSKKDNQIKPWLDFGCEKIDKKDWFYDLAHPGQVINNTHIDVIMYYLRKRGKYGPNNNTRFTTTDCLFKTKIERIYDKFISSPPEQRYSVVKPEDDVGEYILGYRILANVAWDLVDYVLMPVNLVENFHWLLLVFDIKDRQLYVYDSMVRANRHKTVETLVDKFSIIIPLYLSCTGFYGKRKDINFKSTKAYIEKPVTDPLDIQWMVAEIPQQKEGSVDCGVFVAAFAEYVSLGDLAIPKEDLSDIDQHRRRYGALLWDYATKKQEDGSISESEVTGRLARRKGAPAKNERTRVQRKKK, from the exons ATGAGAAGCAAGCATTTGCACGATGTTGATGTTGGTGGAGTTGATAAACTAGTCGACAATCAACTGAAACGCAAGGGGAAAGAGTTGAGTGTAGATGACGATTTTGTAGATGATTCTCCCAAAGTTCAATCTGTGAAAAAACACAAGGTCTCTCCTTCTTCATCAAAaccaaagaagaagaaaccctcaaaaaaagtaccaaaattggttaaggaaaaaatttcaataaag AATGGACCTTACTTTGCACAACAAAATGTTGATTATGGTGTGCTTAGATTCCACAGTTTGTGTGATCCTAGCATACCTAGCCAGATACAAGCTTTACTCTCTCCGAATGCTTTAAGGGTTTTCAGAAAAACTTGTTTTGGTTACTTATTAGGTCTCCCCAAAATCTGTATGCAAAACCAATCACTTCATCTTCTGATGAAGTATGAATTGACAAAGTCTACTGACTCATATTTTTCAGTACTATTTAAGggtgaaaaattgaatttttccttgaGAGAATTTGGGTTGATAACTGGTCTTAATTGTGTGAATAAGTTTTCAGACTATGGTTACACTTCCACCTATGTTAGCCCTTTAATGAATACATATTTTCCGAACAAAGAAAGGGTTGAGAAATGGCATTTGAAAAAAGTAGTGACTAATAAAGCATGGGCAAACGATGTGGATGCGGTGAAGTTGTGCATTCTTTATATGTTGGaattttttgtttgtccttctgaTAAAGACCATGTGACTTTCATAGACAAGTTTATGTTCTTTCTAATAGAGTCTGGTAATTTTGAGTCATACCCATGGGGTATCAAATCCTTCAAGCAGGTTATTGAATCTGTCCGACATCGTCTTAATCCCCATGTACATTCTTATCTGATACGGGGATGCTCATTAGCCTTGCAAGTGTGGCTATATGAGTGTTGCTCGTCCGTCAGCACCGAGCTTGCTACGAGATGTTCTGAATCTATACCTCGCATTTTAAGATGGTCAGCTACAAAGGGGCAGATTTGGTTAACTGCAATTGAAGAGAAGATGATCAAGCCTGAGTGGATCAAG TTCACAAACATGATTGAATCTGGAGAAGAGCTTGGAGTGCTTAATCTGCCAGACAAGATTCAATATGAAGATGAACATGGTGCTCAACCATCACATGTTCCAACTGCTGCTTCTCCATCATTTGAACCCAAATATACAGATTGTCAAGAGGACATTGAATCTGTCAGTAGCAAGCTCATGAAGTTGGAAAAGGGGATTGTGCAG gTTGATGTAAAGTTAGATGCCTATAGGAAGGATGTTTTTGAGGAACTCTCAAGCCTTCGAGAGTTCATAGATCAAtctttgaagggtgttatgaatGTGATAAACAAGAGGTTTGATTTGGACGAGTCAAAG TTTGCTGGTAGTTCAACAAAAAATAATTACCAACATCAAGGAGATAACAACCAGCAATTCCAGTTCAATGCTGGTGATCAACTGCATGGAAGCACAAGCAATACAG CTACAATTTCTCCAGAACATTTTCAACCACATGTTGACTTATATCCTGACTTCCAAGAAGCAGCTGAGGCATATAAAGCAG CAGAACATCTACAAGGAAATATTGAGGAAGAACCAGTAATTGATGAAGTGGCTGAGCCACAACAAGCAG AAGGTGAAGTTCCACAGTCGCCAATTCGCGGTGTGACTGTGACTGAAGTTGTTCCTGAATGCATTGATAAAAAAGTTGTTCCTGAAGGCATTGAAAACAAAGGTTTGACATTGGATGACTTTGAGCTGCCAGAAAACTTATCACAGTTGGTCATGTATGGCGAGCCCATACGAGATGAATCAACCCCTGTTCATCCCGGTAGAACAAGGCAACCGGGAAAACATGCACGATCACCTTTCACATCTTTGTATAGTTCTGGAGGCAGCACATCTGTTGGACCTAAATTTTTTTACCTCAAGCACCCCTTCACAAGTGTCATAGGTGAAAATGTAGATCCTGAATTGACAGAAAGGTTCACCAACTGGTTATACATTCGTAGTGATAAAGTATCTAGGAG GAGGAAATATTACTTTTCCAAGAAggataaccaaatcaagccttggttggattttggttgtGAAAAGATTGATAAGAAGGACTGGTTTTATGACCTTGCTCACCCCGGACAAGTCATCAATAACACA CACATTGATGTTATTATGTATTATCTGCGAAAAAGAGGCAAATATGGCCCCAACAATAATACTAGGTTCACAACCACGGATTGCTTGTTCAAGACAAAGATTGAAAGAATCTATGACAAGTTCATAAGTTCTCCACCGGAACAAAGGTATTCGGTTGTTAAACCCGAGGATGATGTTGGAGAATATATTCTTGGGTACAGAATTCTTGCTAATGTTGCCTGGGATCTTGTTGACTATGTGCTCATGCCTGTGAACCTTGTAGAGAACTTCCATTGGTTGTTGCTAGTTTTTGACATAAAGGACAGGCAACTTTATGTTTATGATTCCATGGTGAGAGCAAACCGTCATAAAACAGTAGAGACATTGGTTGACAAGTTTTCAATCATTATCCCTCTGTATTTGTCATGCACTGGTTTCTATGGTAAACGTAAAGACATTAACTTCAAGAGCACAAAGGCATACATCGAAAAACCAGTTACGGACCCTCTCGACATACAATGGATGGTTGCTGAGATTCCACAACAAAAGGAAGGCTCAGT cgattgtggtgtatttgtggCTGCATTTGCGGAGTATGTTAGCCTTGGAGATTTGGCAATCCCAAAGGAAGATCTTTCTGATATTGACCAACACCGTAGACGCTATGGAGCTCTACTGTGGGACTATGCaacaaagaagcaagaagatgGGTCAATCAGTGAGAGTGAGGTTACTGGCAGGCTAGCAAGGAGGAAGGGTGCTCCGGCAAAAAACGAGAGGACTAGAGTGCAACGAAAGAAGAAATAG
- the LOC138887451 gene encoding uncharacterized protein, whose translation MRTLLERWTKEKLSKAKGTFTYLGHKYNKELEDNSTLSQKLRVRASTDHIHTVLDGVKRYIVCLENKKCSCGQFQLDELPCAHALAALRHRNETYENYCSPYYTRKSLLLTYEMPVNPLPDEGKWDVPQHILDEVVKPPAGDKRQPGRPHKERYKIFDEIKSKKYKVSCGNCGGEGHNK comes from the exons ATGAGGACTCTTCTTGAACGTTGGACAAAAGAAAAGTTATCGAAGGCAAAGGGTACTTTCACATACCTTGGTCACAAATACAACAAAGAATTGGAAGACAACAGTACATTATCTCAGAAACTAAGG gtgagggcttcaacagatcatatacatactgtgttagatggtgtgaagcggtacattgtgtgtctagaaaacaagaaatgtagctgtggacaattccaacttgatgaacttCCATGTGCGCATGCTTTGGCAGCATTAAGGCATAGGAATGAAACATACGAAAACTATTGCTCTCCGTATTACACAAGGAAGAGCCTTCTGCTTACCTATGAAATGCCAGTAAATCCTCTTCCTGATGAAGGCAAATGGGATGTGCCACAACATATTTTGGATGAGGTAGTAAAGCCACCGGCGGGAGATAAAAGGCAGCCAGGGAGACCTCACAAGGAAAGATATAAAATATTTGATGAAATAAAGTCAAAGAAATACAAGGTGTCATGTGGTAATTGTGGAGGTGAAGGGCATAACAAATGA